The Gossypium arboreum isolate Shixiya-1 chromosome 2, ASM2569848v2, whole genome shotgun sequence region TTATTTTCGATTCAAATCGTTTACATGTTGTGATTAAATCGAATTAgattttgtaaaatttcaataTACAAATATAAACGTAAACTGGACTAGTAGTCGTTTAATTATTAATCAATTTCTTTTTTCTGATCCAATtactaaaattacaaaattattatCCAACTATTcaacttttttctttttggttacCACCCATCAAATTAACAATGGAAAGATAACAACTTTTAAAATTAGCAGAATAGTAAGTTTAACCCTCAAAATTTATACATTGTATAATTTGATCTTTTTgtaattttgattttctttatagTATTAaggataattttttttaaaaatgagataaaatgaaaattatcttGGATTTTGTTATGTTTCCATTTTTAGTATATATTCAATTAAATTTAACAGATAAATTTgttctttttaactttttttaatgAAAGGATGACAATGAAAAGAAAAAtgtaaataatttggtgactaaaAAGAAATTTATCAATAGTTAGGTGATTACTAGTGTAGTTTACCCAATATATAATTGTTACAGTGTTGCTTTACCAGATAAACTCAAACCAGGAGTCTAAACTTCAAGAATATGAATCCCATTTCCCTTATGCCTTCCTTTGTTTTCTTCCATTTTCAATTCTCtaagcattttttttatttatgttttacacTATTTCACACTTCCACCTTGATTTTCAGTGTTGGGTCTGAAATTTTCTGTCATCCAAAGGAAAATATATAATTGAAGATTCATGGTATGAATGATAAGTTAaatcttttagcattttgatggTTTTTCATAGCATCATTTTTTTTTGTGACAAGTTAATTGCATGACAGTTGTTTGATGAAATGTTATGGTAGAGAAAATCCAGTGAGTGAACAAATTACAAACAATTGAATTGCTACTGCAATGGATGCTAGTTATTCAAAAACAGTAAGGTATGTAGTTTCAGCAGGCAATGTTTAATGTATTTGAAATACAGTTTATGTTCTTTGATATGATTCTTCAATGGGATTCTTCCGATACCTATTTCAGATTCCGATATGATCCTGAAAACTACAATTGCTCATCCACTGAGAAAGGCCATCTCTCAAAATTTATGACCAAGAAGAACTACAATCAAAAGACTGCAATTGGCCACAAGAAAGAACTGTCCAGGGTGTTTTCCGAAGACTACGAGGTCGTCGAGAAGACGATATTCGATCCTCGAGGACCCGATATTAGCCGATGGAACAAGCTTTTCTTAGTAGCTTGTTTGATTTCCTTGTTTGTAGACCCTTTGTTCTTGTATCTTCCACAGGCAAAGAAAGGCTTATGCGTGACTGTTTCATTACCTCTCGAAATCGATCTCACTATTATTCGATCGGTAGTTGATGTGTTTTACGTTCTTCAGATTTTTATTCGGTTCCGAACAGCTTATGTTGCTCCGTCTTCTCGCGTGTTTGGGAGAGGAGAGTTAGTCATTGACCCTTCCAAGATCGCTTCAAGGTACCTTCATAAGGATTTTTGGCTCGATATCATCGCAGCTCAACCGTTACCGCAGGTACCgcattcattttttttaaagcAATATCGAACTTTTTCATCGAATTCAACACTTGTTTTATGCACATTGCAGGTATTGGTTTGGTCTGTAATTCCAAAATTAAATGGTTCATCGATGGTGCCTACGAAAAACATCCTACGATTAATCATCATATTCCAATATCTCCTAAGGCTATACCTTATTTATCCACTTTCATCTCAAATCATCAAGACTACTGGTGTTGTGACCGCAACAGCATGGGCCGGTGCAGCTTATAACTTGATGCTCTACATGCTAGCAAGCCATGTACGTTAATCAATAAATCCCGAACTGAAAAGTGTTCAAACTTCGAACACAAGCTCTTTCTTGTATATCTATATATCGACGTTTACCGAGAATGCTCCTCTTTCAGGTTTTAGGAGCAACTTGGTATCTGTTATCACTCGAACGGCAAGAGGAATGTTGGAGAAAAGTTTGTAGTCTTCCCCTTTTGGACTGCCGGTACGAGTATTTCGACTGCCGATCGGTTGGTGACCCTGCTAGAGCTTCTTGGTTCAATGCAAGCAACATATCAAGTCTATGTGATCCAGGCAGTAACTTCTATCAGTTCGGTATATATGCCACCGCATTACGTATTGGAATAACATCCGAAGGGTTTTTCGAGAAGTACTTCTACTGTCTTTGGTGGGGGTTAAAAACTTTGAGGTAAAATACCTTAGAATGCTACATAACATATAATTGAAATTCACTTTGTAATGAATTTAATGCATTTTTTTTTTAACCAAATTTTGCAGTTCATTGGGACAGGGTCTTTCTACAAGCACTTACgttggtgaaataatttttgcAATCATCATTGCTATTCTTGGATTGGTGCTTTTTGCATTGCTGATTGGAAATATGCAGGTAAAATCCTCTAGTTTTGATTCTACCCCATTGTTATAGTTTTTTCGGTTAATATGAACCTTCGGTTTTTCAGACGTATCTCCAATCCACAACGGTTCGACTTGAAGAATGGCGGATTAGGAGGACCGATACAGAACAATGGATGCATCACAGGCAACTTCCACATGAACTGAGGCAGAATGTTCGAAGATACGATCAATACAAGTGGGTTGCGACTCGGGGTGTTGATGAGGAAATGATTCTAAAGAGTCTACCGGTTGATCTCCGCCGAGACATCAAGCGTCATCTCTGCCTCGATTTAGTTCGGCAAGTGCCCCTCTTTGATCTGATGGATGATAGGATGCTTGATGCAATATGTGAAAGGCTTAAACCTTGTCTTTGTACCCCATCGACGTGCATAGTTCGTGAAGGCGATCCCGTAAATGAGATGCTTTTCATCGTCCGAGGCTACCTAGATTCATTTACTACTAATGGAGGACGTACAGGGTTCTTCAACTCGAGCCGGATCGGTCCCGGTGACTTTTGTGGTGAGGAGTTATTAACATGGGCGTTGGACCCTCGTCCAGGTGTCGTCCTTCCATCGTCTACACGCACCGTTAAAGCGATCACCGAAGTAGAAGCTTTCGCACTCGTTTCCGAGGACTTGAAATTCGTTGCATCCCAATTCCGAAAACTACATAGTAAACAACTTAAGCATACATTTAGATTTCATTCACATCAATGGAGGACATGGGCTGCATGCTTTATACAAGCAGCTTGGTTACGGTACAAGAGACGAAAAGAGGCTGATGCGCTGAAGAAATGGGAGAGTATGGTGACCGGTTCACCGGAGAGAATGGCAGAACAAACGGCCGCTGCACCACTTTCAGCGGCAGCCACGGGTTTTGCCTCATATGCGGCGAAACTGGCAGCTAGCACAAGGTCAAGAGGTGGGAGTAGTAGGTGTGGAAATGACTTCGACATATTAAGCACTTTGCAAAAGCCAAATGAACCTGATTTTACAGTTGAAAGATAATAACTATACATTAAAAAATCGCAATTTAAAGATGAtgaaataaaaatgtaaaattataacCATAAATTTATCCT contains the following coding sequences:
- the LOC108466305 gene encoding protein CNGC15b-like, coding for MDASYSKTVRFRYDPENYNCSSTEKGHLSKFMTKKNYNQKTAIGHKKELSRVFSEDYEVVEKTIFDPRGPDISRWNKLFLVACLISLFVDPLFLYLPQAKKGLCVTVSLPLEIDLTIIRSVVDVFYVLQIFIRFRTAYVAPSSRVFGRGELVIDPSKIASRYLHKDFWLDIIAAQPLPQVLVWSVIPKLNGSSMVPTKNILRLIIIFQYLLRLYLIYPLSSQIIKTTGVVTATAWAGAAYNLMLYMLASHVLGATWYLLSLERQEECWRKVCSLPLLDCRYEYFDCRSVGDPARASWFNASNISSLCDPGSNFYQFGIYATALRIGITSEGFFEKYFYCLWWGLKTLSSLGQGLSTSTYVGEIIFAIIIAILGLVLFALLIGNMQTYLQSTTVRLEEWRIRRTDTEQWMHHRQLPHELRQNVRRYDQYKWVATRGVDEEMILKSLPVDLRRDIKRHLCLDLVRQVPLFDLMDDRMLDAICERLKPCLCTPSTCIVREGDPVNEMLFIVRGYLDSFTTNGGRTGFFNSSRIGPGDFCGEELLTWALDPRPGVVLPSSTRTVKAITEVEAFALVSEDLKFVASQFRKLHSKQLKHTFRFHSHQWRTWAACFIQAAWLRYKRRKEADALKKWESMVTGSPERMAEQTAAAPLSAAATGFASYAAKLAASTRSRGGSSRCGNDFDILSTLQKPNEPDFTVER